A window of Streptomyces sp. SAI-127 contains these coding sequences:
- a CDS encoding bifunctional FO biosynthesis protein CofGH: MTTSATSGTGPTDRPGGTGPTENSMRRALKRARDGVALDVSEAAVLLQARGPALDDLTASAARIRDAGLAQAGRPGVITYSKSVFIPLTRLCRDKCHYCTFVTVPGKLRRAGHGMFMSPDEVLDVARKGAALGCKEALITLGDKPEDRWPEAREWLDAHGYDDTIAYVRAISIRILEETGLLPHLNPGVLSWTDFQRLKPVAPSMGMMLETTAERLWSEPGGPHYGSPDKEPAVRLRVLEDAGRSSVPFTSGILLGIGETYEERAESLFALRRTARAYHSVQELIIQNFRAKPDTAMRGMPDAELDELVAAVAVARLIMGPAANIQAPPNLVDSEYERLIGAGIDDWGGVSPLTIDHVNPERPWPQIEELTERSAAAGFELRERLCVYPEFVQRGEPWLDPRLRPHVAALADPETGLARPDALPRGLPWQEPEEVFVPSGRTDLHATIDTEGRTSDRRDDFDEVYGDWGALREAAAPGMVPERIDTDVRQALRVAADDPTRLTDAEALALLHADGPALDALCQVADDVRKSVVGDDVTYIVTRNINFTNVCYTGCRFCAFAQRRTDADAYTLSLDQVADRAQQAWEVGAVEVCMQGGIHPDLPGTAYFDIAKAVKERVPGMHVHAFSPMEVVNGATRTGMSIREWLTTAKEAGLGSIPGTAAEILDDEVRWVLTKGKLPTATWIEVIETAHEVGIRSSSTMMYGHVDQPRHWLGHLRTLAGIQQRTGGFTEFVTLPFIHTNAPVYLAGIARPGPSMRDNRAVTAMARLLLHPWIPNIQTSWVKLGTEGAAEMLRSGANDLGGTLMEETISRMAGSSYGSYKSVKDLIAVAEAAGRPARPRTTLYGEVSEERQKAAQVSDGHLPELLPVLD; encoded by the coding sequence ATGACGACTTCCGCGACCTCCGGAACCGGCCCCACCGACCGCCCCGGCGGTACCGGCCCCACCGAGAACTCCATGCGTCGCGCTCTCAAACGTGCCCGGGACGGCGTCGCCCTCGACGTCTCCGAGGCCGCGGTGCTGCTCCAGGCCCGCGGCCCGGCCCTGGACGACCTCACCGCCTCAGCCGCCCGCATCAGGGACGCGGGCCTCGCACAGGCCGGCCGCCCCGGTGTCATCACGTACTCGAAGAGCGTCTTCATCCCCCTCACCCGGCTGTGCAGGGACAAGTGCCACTACTGCACCTTCGTGACCGTGCCCGGCAAGCTCCGCCGGGCCGGCCACGGCATGTTCATGTCCCCCGACGAGGTGCTGGACGTGGCCCGCAAGGGCGCCGCGCTGGGCTGCAAGGAAGCGCTGATCACCCTCGGCGACAAGCCCGAGGACCGCTGGCCGGAGGCCAGGGAATGGCTGGACGCGCACGGTTACGACGACACCATCGCGTACGTCCGGGCCATCTCCATCCGGATCCTGGAGGAGACGGGGCTCCTGCCCCACCTCAACCCGGGCGTGCTGTCCTGGACCGACTTCCAGCGGCTGAAGCCCGTCGCCCCGAGCATGGGCATGATGCTGGAGACGACCGCCGAGCGGCTCTGGTCCGAGCCCGGCGGACCGCACTACGGCTCCCCCGACAAGGAGCCCGCCGTGCGGCTGCGGGTGCTGGAGGACGCCGGGCGTTCGTCGGTGCCTTTCACGAGCGGCATCCTCCTCGGGATCGGGGAGACGTACGAGGAGCGCGCCGAGTCCCTCTTCGCGCTCCGGCGCACAGCACGGGCGTACCACAGCGTCCAGGAACTGATCATCCAGAACTTCCGTGCCAAGCCGGACACCGCGATGCGCGGCATGCCCGACGCGGAACTGGACGAACTCGTCGCCGCGGTGGCGGTGGCCCGCCTCATCATGGGCCCGGCCGCCAACATCCAGGCCCCGCCGAACCTCGTCGACAGCGAGTACGAGCGGCTGATCGGGGCGGGGATCGACGACTGGGGCGGGGTCAGTCCGCTCACCATCGACCATGTGAACCCCGAGCGGCCCTGGCCGCAGATCGAGGAGCTCACCGAACGGTCCGCGGCGGCCGGTTTCGAGCTGCGGGAACGTCTCTGCGTGTACCCCGAGTTCGTGCAGCGCGGCGAGCCCTGGCTGGATCCGAGGCTGCGGCCGCACGTGGCGGCGCTGGCGGACCCGGAGACGGGCCTCGCCCGCCCCGACGCCCTGCCGCGGGGACTGCCCTGGCAGGAGCCGGAGGAGGTCTTCGTCCCGTCCGGCCGTACGGATCTGCACGCCACGATCGACACCGAGGGCCGTACGTCCGACCGCCGCGACGACTTCGACGAGGTCTACGGCGACTGGGGCGCCCTGCGCGAGGCGGCCGCACCCGGAATGGTGCCGGAGCGCATCGACACGGACGTACGGCAGGCGCTGCGGGTCGCCGCCGACGACCCCACGCGGCTGACCGACGCCGAGGCGCTGGCGCTGCTGCACGCGGACGGGCCCGCCCTGGACGCCCTGTGTCAAGTGGCCGACGACGTGCGCAAGTCGGTGGTCGGCGACGACGTGACGTACATCGTCACTCGGAACATCAACTTCACCAACGTCTGCTACACGGGCTGCCGGTTCTGCGCCTTCGCCCAGCGACGCACGGACGCCGACGCGTACACCCTGTCCCTGGATCAGGTGGCCGACCGGGCCCAACAGGCCTGGGAGGTGGGCGCGGTGGAGGTCTGTATGCAGGGCGGGATCCACCCGGACCTGCCGGGGACGGCGTACTTCGACATCGCGAAGGCGGTGAAGGAGCGGGTCCCCGGCATGCATGTGCACGCGTTCTCGCCGATGGAGGTCGTCAACGGCGCGACCCGCACCGGCATGTCCATCCGCGAGTGGCTGACGACGGCCAAGGAGGCCGGCCTCGGCTCCATCCCCGGCACGGCCGCCGAGATCCTCGACGACGAGGTCCGCTGGGTGCTGACCAAGGGCAAGCTGCCGACGGCGACCTGGATCGAGGTGATCGAGACCGCGCACGAGGTCGGCATCAGGTCCTCGTCGACGATGATGTACGGCCATGTGGACCAGCCGCGCCACTGGCTGGGCCACCTGCGCACACTGGCCGGAATCCAGCAACGCACGGGCGGCTTCACGGAGTTCGTGACGCTCCCCTTCATCCACACCAACGCCCCGGTGTACCTGGCCGGCATCGCCCGCCCGGGCCCGTCCATGCGGGACAACAGGGCGGTGACGGCGATGGCACGCCTGCTGCTCCACCCCTGGATCCCGAACATCCAGACCAGCTGGGTCAAGCTGGGTACGGAGGGTGCGGCGGAGATGCTCCGCTCGGGGGCGAACGACCTGGGCGGCACGCTGATGGAGGAGACGATCTCGCGGATGGCGGGTTCGTCGTACGGCTCGTACAAGTCGGTGAAGGACCTGATCGCGGTGGCGGAGGCGGCGGGCCGTCCCGCACGTCCGCGCACGACGCTGTACGGGGAGGTGTCCGAGGAGCGGCAGAAGGCGGCGCAGGTCTCCGACGGGCACCTGCCGGAGCTGCTGCCGGTGCTGGACTGA
- a CDS encoding NAD(P)/FAD-dependent oxidoreductase produces the protein MTSHVTIIGAGLGGLTLARVLHVNGIPSTVYEAESSPAARSQGGMLDIHDYNGQLALEAAGLMEEFRGLVLEGREATRLLDLDGTLLFEKADDGTGDRPEVQRGELRQLLLDSLPAGTVRWGHKVSGTRALGDGRHEVTFADGSTVVTGLLVGADGAWSRVRPLLSAARPEYTGMSCVEAYLYDADTQHPVSAKAVGSGALFVLAPGKGFVTHRERGGNLHTYVMFARPQDWFAAIDFTDSAAATARIAAEFDGWAPELTALITDADTEPVLRPFAALPVEHRWERVPGVTLIGDAAHVAAPNGEGANLAMLDGAELAQSLAAHPDDTETALTEYERAMFPRSAATATEGIELYALMFGDSTPHGLIDMFTGHEQGE, from the coding sequence ATGACCAGCCACGTCACGATCATCGGCGCCGGACTCGGCGGCCTGACACTCGCCCGCGTCCTGCACGTCAACGGCATCCCGTCCACCGTCTACGAGGCGGAGTCCTCGCCGGCGGCGCGTTCGCAGGGCGGGATGCTCGACATCCATGACTACAACGGCCAGCTCGCGTTGGAGGCGGCGGGCCTGATGGAGGAGTTCCGCGGTCTCGTTCTGGAGGGGCGTGAGGCGACGCGGCTGCTCGATCTGGACGGGACCCTCCTGTTCGAGAAGGCCGACGACGGCACCGGCGACCGTCCCGAGGTGCAGCGCGGCGAGCTGCGGCAGCTCCTGCTGGACTCGCTGCCGGCCGGGACGGTCCGCTGGGGCCACAAGGTCAGCGGCACCCGTGCGCTCGGCGACGGCCGCCACGAGGTGACCTTCGCCGACGGGAGCACCGTCGTCACCGGTCTGCTGGTCGGCGCGGACGGTGCCTGGTCACGGGTGCGGCCGCTGCTCTCCGCCGCGAGGCCCGAGTACACCGGCATGTCCTGCGTCGAGGCGTACCTGTACGACGCCGACACCCAGCACCCGGTCAGCGCGAAAGCGGTCGGGAGCGGGGCCCTTTTCGTGCTCGCGCCGGGCAAGGGCTTCGTGACGCACCGGGAGAGGGGCGGCAACCTGCACACCTACGTGATGTTCGCCCGCCCGCAGGACTGGTTCGCCGCGATCGACTTCACCGACTCCGCCGCGGCCACCGCCCGCATCGCGGCGGAGTTCGACGGCTGGGCTCCGGAACTCACCGCGCTGATCACCGACGCCGACACCGAACCGGTACTGCGTCCCTTCGCCGCCCTGCCCGTCGAACACCGGTGGGAGCGGGTGCCGGGAGTGACGCTGATCGGCGACGCCGCCCATGTCGCCGCCCCGAACGGCGAGGGCGCCAACCTCGCCATGCTCGACGGCGCGGAGCTCGCCCAGTCCCTGGCAGCCCACCCCGACGACACCGAGACCGCGCTCACCGAGTACGAACGCGCCATGTTCCCCCGCAGCGCCGCAACCGCCACCGAGGGCATCGAGCTCTACGCCCTCATGTTCGGCGACAGCACACCGCACGGCCTGATCGACATGTTCACCGGACACGAACAGGGCGAGTGA
- a CDS encoding LLM class F420-dependent oxidoreductase, with protein MRISVTIFLTDETITPTRIARELEARGFAGLYLPEHTHIPVERITPYPAGGDLPREYGRTLDPFVALGQAAAVTERLGLGTGITLVAQHDPIDLAKQIATLDHLSGGRFTLGLGFGWNVEEAADHGVEWRTRRELVRDRMALMQALWADEPTAYEGQFGSVRASHAFPKPVRKRTLVGGAAGPKLFSHICEYADGWLPIGGRGLTEALPVLRTAWTDAGRDPAALQVVPYAVVPTPGKLAHYAELGIEEVVLQLPPAGEAEVLKVLDEYDRYVQGDGEGV; from the coding sequence ATGCGAATTTCCGTGACGATCTTCCTCACCGACGAGACCATCACCCCGACCCGGATCGCCCGTGAGCTGGAGGCGCGGGGCTTCGCCGGGCTGTATCTGCCCGAGCACACCCACATCCCCGTCGAGCGGATCACCCCGTACCCGGCCGGCGGCGACCTGCCGCGTGAGTACGGCCGCACCCTCGACCCCTTCGTCGCGCTCGGCCAGGCCGCCGCCGTCACCGAGCGGCTCGGTCTCGGCACCGGCATCACGCTCGTCGCCCAGCACGACCCGATCGACCTCGCCAAGCAGATCGCGACCCTCGACCACCTCTCCGGCGGACGGTTCACGCTCGGACTCGGGTTCGGCTGGAACGTCGAGGAAGCCGCCGACCACGGCGTCGAGTGGCGGACGCGCAGGGAGCTGGTCCGCGACCGGATGGCGCTCATGCAGGCGCTCTGGGCGGATGAACCGACCGCCTACGAGGGGCAGTTCGGGAGTGTCCGGGCCAGCCACGCCTTCCCCAAGCCCGTCCGGAAGCGGACCCTCGTGGGCGGTGCCGCAGGGCCGAAGCTGTTCTCCCACATCTGCGAGTACGCCGACGGCTGGCTGCCCATCGGCGGACGCGGTCTGACCGAGGCCCTGCCCGTGCTGCGCACCGCCTGGACCGACGCGGGCCGCGACCCGGCCGCCCTCCAGGTCGTCCCGTACGCCGTCGTCCCCACCCCGGGCAAGCTCGCCCACTACGCCGAGCTCGGGATCGAGGAGGTCGTGCTGCAGCTGCCCCCGGCGGGGGAGGCCGAGGTACTCAAGGTGCTTGACGAGTATGACCGTTATGTCCAGGGTGATGGTGAGGGTGTGTGA